The Luteolibacter arcticus genome includes a window with the following:
- the rlmN gene encoding 23S rRNA (adenine(2503)-C(2))-methyltransferase RlmN → MTTPTPRSLHDFSFHEIEGVLRASGLSAHHAKALWRAVLRENELDLASRDFSPPLKEWVESHVGEGKAFFLDAPEVVDETHSSDGLTRKFLLRHRDGQTTETVLMGYDGRFTACVSSQAGCAMGCVFCATGQMGFVRHLRPGEIVAQVLHARRVLAATQPDKRIRNLVLMGMGEPLHNYDSVIQALGILSNVRGTSIGPSRISISTVGVVPGILRLAEEGQPYRLAVSLHGSTEEERSALVPASKKWSLAELIATCRKYGEVTGKRIFFEWTLIAGKNDSPDTAHRLAELLKGMEAHVNLIPLNPTTGFDGTAAAVESGREFQRILLDAGFPCTFRQRRGIDVAAGCGQLKAAKVRAAR, encoded by the coding sequence ATGACCACGCCGACGCCACGATCCCTTCACGATTTCTCGTTTCACGAGATCGAGGGGGTGCTGCGCGCATCCGGCCTGAGCGCGCACCATGCAAAGGCGCTGTGGCGCGCGGTGCTGCGGGAGAATGAGCTCGATCTCGCGTCTCGCGACTTCTCCCCGCCGCTGAAGGAATGGGTGGAAAGCCATGTCGGCGAGGGCAAGGCGTTCTTCCTGGATGCGCCCGAAGTCGTGGATGAAACGCACAGCTCCGACGGGCTGACCCGGAAATTCCTGCTCAGGCATCGCGACGGCCAGACGACCGAGACGGTGCTGATGGGCTATGACGGTCGCTTCACCGCCTGCGTCAGCAGTCAGGCCGGTTGCGCGATGGGCTGCGTCTTCTGCGCCACCGGCCAGATGGGATTTGTCCGCCACCTCCGCCCGGGAGAAATCGTGGCGCAGGTGCTGCACGCGCGCCGTGTGCTGGCTGCGACCCAGCCGGACAAACGGATCCGGAATCTGGTGCTGATGGGCATGGGCGAGCCGCTGCACAACTACGACTCGGTCATCCAGGCGCTCGGCATCCTTTCCAATGTCCGCGGGACCAGCATCGGCCCGTCTCGAATCTCGATTAGTACGGTGGGCGTCGTACCTGGCATCCTGCGTCTCGCCGAGGAAGGGCAGCCATACCGGCTCGCAGTCAGTCTTCACGGATCGACCGAGGAGGAGCGCTCGGCGCTGGTGCCCGCGAGCAAGAAGTGGTCGCTGGCCGAACTCATCGCCACCTGTCGCAAGTATGGCGAGGTCACCGGCAAGCGGATCTTCTTCGAATGGACGCTCATCGCCGGAAAGAATGATTCGCCGGATACGGCGCACCGCTTGGCCGAACTTTTGAAGGGCATGGAAGCCCACGTGAACCTGATCCCGCTCAATCCGACCACCGGCTTCGACGGCACGGCGGCGGCAGTGGAGTCGGGCCGTGAATTCCAGCGAATCTTGTTAGATGCAGGTTTCCCCTGCACCTTCCGCCAGCGCCGCGGGATCGATGTCGCCGCGGGTTGCGGGCAGCTCAAGGCGGCGAAGGTGAGGGCAGCACGCTGA
- a CDS encoding glycosyl hydrolase family 95 catalytic domain-containing protein yields MKSTLSLALIATAAAGPLEIRYDRPPGATQSGGGGASFGDANSATSSNWEGGAQPVGNGRIGAMIFGNPSRERIQFNDITLWTGGDNHSGGYDVNEFGCYQNFGDLFIELDGAASAHPPGTCASGQVPYNANEGPAAAADGNAATKWCIEPKGKDVVWQIELPEAEIIHTYAFTSGGDVPERDPQQWRLEGSLDGKTWNVLHEMKDQKPFAGRGETKNFTLPLGGKRAPLKHYRLTFPPNPGVSHFQLAEITLGKPPGAPENYSRTLDLATGVHTVTWKAGDATITRETFASHADDVIVVNFRSTGKLAGKLRLAGAHGETTSANASALAFTGELSNKLRYAARVAATSEGGTLAAKENALTFRDTGALTLILSAGTDYAMDPAKKFRSGADPVEAAAGKAKVALARKYDDLRTRHVAEFQKLMGRVTLDLGEAKAGDIKVRLEAYKKGSEDPALEALMFHYGRYLLLSSSRHSLPANLQGLWNDSNKPAWYADYHTNINIQMNYWQAEPANLAECAKPLHDWVIASIPGSRAATVKAFGEKTPGWTMRTSVNASGGNGWEWNLPSSAWLARHFWDYYAFTGDAKFLKEKAWPIFTDVSEFWLDHLVEKDGKLVVPKGWSPEHGPREDGVAHDQQIVWDLFTFTLDAAKELKIDDALTKKISAAREKLLGPQIGSWGQLMEWTTERPDLEKSGHRHTSHLYAVYPGNQINVSRTPDLAKAAALSLETRGTSGDSRRSWTWAWRTALWARLGEGDKAQAMIRGLLTHNTLDNLYTTHPPFQIDGNLGITAGICEMLVQSHAGEVAILPTLPKGWPTGSVKGLSARGGFEVDAAWKEGKLSEATLKSLLGKELVLRLSGNPAKVTLTRGDGKAVELAAKDGVFRLPTTKGESYRVALP; encoded by the coding sequence ATGAAATCCACCCTTTCACTCGCCCTGATCGCCACCGCAGCCGCTGGCCCGCTGGAAATCCGCTACGACCGGCCACCCGGCGCGACCCAGTCCGGTGGCGGCGGAGCCTCGTTTGGCGACGCGAATTCCGCGACCTCTTCCAACTGGGAGGGCGGTGCCCAACCGGTCGGCAACGGCCGCATCGGCGCGATGATCTTCGGCAACCCTTCCCGCGAGCGCATCCAGTTCAACGACATCACGCTTTGGACAGGCGGCGACAATCACTCCGGCGGCTACGACGTCAACGAATTCGGCTGCTACCAGAATTTCGGCGACCTGTTCATCGAACTCGATGGTGCGGCCTCGGCTCATCCCCCCGGGACCTGTGCCAGCGGTCAGGTCCCCTACAACGCCAACGAAGGCCCGGCGGCCGCGGCCGATGGCAACGCGGCCACCAAGTGGTGCATTGAGCCCAAGGGCAAGGACGTGGTCTGGCAGATCGAGTTGCCCGAGGCGGAGATCATTCACACCTACGCCTTCACCTCCGGAGGCGACGTGCCGGAACGCGATCCGCAGCAGTGGCGGCTGGAAGGTTCGCTCGATGGCAAGACGTGGAACGTGCTGCACGAGATGAAGGACCAGAAGCCCTTCGCCGGTCGTGGTGAAACGAAGAACTTCACCCTCCCGCTCGGCGGCAAGCGAGCGCCGCTCAAGCACTATCGCCTGACCTTCCCGCCGAATCCCGGCGTCAGCCATTTCCAGCTCGCCGAAATCACGCTCGGCAAGCCGCCCGGCGCGCCGGAGAACTACTCGCGGACGCTCGACCTGGCGACCGGCGTCCACACCGTGACTTGGAAGGCCGGCGACGCCACCATCACCCGCGAGACCTTCGCCAGCCACGCGGACGATGTGATCGTGGTGAACTTCCGCTCGACCGGAAAGCTGGCCGGCAAGCTCCGGCTCGCCGGTGCCCATGGCGAAACCACCAGCGCGAATGCCAGCGCGCTCGCCTTCACCGGCGAACTCTCTAACAAGCTCCGCTATGCCGCACGGGTTGCAGCCACCAGCGAGGGCGGCACCTTGGCGGCAAAGGAGAATGCGCTCACCTTCCGCGACACCGGCGCGCTCACCTTGATCCTCTCCGCCGGCACCGACTACGCCATGGACCCGGCCAAGAAGTTCCGCTCCGGTGCGGATCCGGTGGAAGCCGCTGCCGGCAAGGCGAAGGTCGCGCTTGCCCGCAAGTACGATGACCTTCGTACTCGTCACGTGGCCGAGTTCCAGAAGCTCATGGGCCGCGTGACGCTCGACCTCGGCGAGGCCAAGGCAGGCGACATCAAGGTCCGTCTGGAGGCCTACAAGAAGGGCAGCGAGGACCCGGCGCTCGAAGCGCTGATGTTCCACTACGGCCGCTACCTGCTGCTGTCCTCCTCGCGCCATTCGCTGCCGGCCAACCTCCAAGGCCTGTGGAACGACAGCAATAAGCCGGCCTGGTATGCCGACTACCATACCAACATCAACATCCAGATGAACTACTGGCAGGCCGAGCCGGCGAACCTCGCCGAGTGCGCGAAGCCGCTGCACGACTGGGTGATCGCCAGCATCCCCGGCAGCCGCGCTGCCACGGTGAAGGCCTTCGGCGAGAAGACGCCCGGCTGGACCATGCGCACCTCGGTGAACGCTTCCGGCGGCAATGGCTGGGAGTGGAATCTGCCCTCGTCCGCGTGGCTCGCGCGGCATTTCTGGGATTACTACGCTTTCACCGGTGACGCGAAGTTCCTCAAGGAGAAGGCCTGGCCGATCTTCACGGACGTCTCGGAGTTCTGGCTCGATCACCTCGTGGAAAAGGACGGCAAGCTGGTCGTTCCGAAGGGTTGGTCGCCCGAGCACGGTCCGCGCGAGGATGGCGTCGCCCACGACCAACAGATCGTGTGGGATCTCTTCACCTTCACGCTCGATGCGGCGAAGGAACTCAAGATCGACGACGCCCTGACCAAGAAGATCAGCGCAGCCCGCGAGAAGCTGTTAGGCCCGCAGATCGGCTCGTGGGGCCAGCTGATGGAGTGGACGACCGAGCGACCGGACCTGGAAAAGAGCGGCCATCGCCACACCTCCCACCTTTACGCCGTCTATCCCGGCAACCAGATCAACGTGAGCCGCACCCCGGACCTCGCGAAAGCCGCCGCGCTGTCGCTCGAAACCCGTGGCACCTCCGGTGACTCGCGGCGCTCGTGGACCTGGGCTTGGCGCACCGCACTGTGGGCGCGCCTCGGTGAAGGCGACAAGGCGCAGGCGATGATCCGCGGCCTGCTCACCCACAACACGCTCGATAATCTTTATACCACCCACCCGCCATTCCAGATCGACGGCAACCTCGGCATCACCGCCGGCATCTGCGAGATGCTCGTGCAATCGCACGCCGGTGAAGTGGCGATCCTGCCGACCTTGCCGAAGGGCTGGCCGACCGGTTCTGTCAAAGGCCTGAGCGCGCGCGGGGGCTTCGAGGTGGATGCCGCGTGGAAGGAGGGCAAGCTCTCCGAAGCGACGCTGAAGTCCCTGTTAGGAAAGGAACTGGTGCTGCGCCTGTCCGGCAATCCCGCGAAGGTCACGCTCACCCGTGGCGATGGCAAGGCGGTTGAACTCGCCGCGAAGGACGGCGTGTTCCGCCTCCCCACCACGAAGGGCGAGAGCTATCGGGTGGCATTACCCTGA
- a CDS encoding beta strand repeat-containing protein, whose translation MTPTSENPRLLPKRLSLLLTALAVSGGAAPAASNSWIAGTSGNYSDAINWTGGVNVPNGAADNASSDGAGSVIHFLSTDTVTLNALNLNQTSGATVFNQSGGSLTLTTLGFGGGGGSRNPTYNLSGGTVSMSFFTWGNGSNARFNVTGGGATYSGSAITIGVAGGANGAITVSSGSFSHTGTGQIQLGTTSGGTGGILMTGGTFSTNSAGLRIGTGNGTGNITLSGGAIFNANGTGTTNIYLGNNGGSGNLTLSDTAQFNSSGYVLSVGQFGNTTGNKGTLTMSGTSTLSANRIVLGGDNSASAMIGIVNLNGGTVSTGSIRLGSSTVAASATANVINANGGTLKAVSHATNSNFLQGAFVNLQAGGLKLDTNGNEVTITNAMSGSGGLTKQGSGTLTLTGSNSYAGATAVESGTLHLGAGAALAGAVTIDDGATLSGIGTIGGSTTIAGTHAVGASPGLQTFSSGLEYLSTGVVAWELVANTTADRGLATGYDAIDVSGGAVIVNSGATINLVFNAAGSTVDFNDGFWASDQSWRVIDVSGSATDGGGDFSLGSVSLDANALSSAGFGSFAMSKTDGDHYLVWTAVPEPGAALIGSLGLLGLLRRRRR comes from the coding sequence ATGACCCCGACCTCAGAAAACCCGCGCCTTCTTCCCAAGCGCCTCTCCCTCCTTCTCACCGCCCTCGCAGTGTCGGGCGGTGCCGCCCCGGCCGCCAGCAACTCGTGGATCGCGGGCACCAGCGGCAACTACAGCGACGCCATCAACTGGACCGGCGGCGTGAATGTGCCGAATGGCGCGGCCGACAACGCCAGCTCCGACGGGGCCGGCTCGGTGATCCATTTCCTCTCCACCGATACCGTCACGCTCAATGCGCTGAACCTGAACCAGACCAGCGGTGCGACCGTCTTCAATCAAAGCGGCGGCTCGCTCACGCTGACTACGCTCGGCTTCGGTGGCGGCGGCGGTTCGCGGAACCCAACCTACAATCTCAGCGGCGGCACGGTTTCGATGTCCTTCTTCACGTGGGGCAATGGCAGCAACGCGCGCTTCAATGTGACCGGCGGCGGGGCGACCTACAGCGGGTCCGCCATCACCATCGGCGTGGCCGGCGGCGCGAATGGAGCGATCACGGTTTCCTCCGGCAGCTTCAGCCATACCGGCACGGGGCAGATCCAGCTTGGCACCACAAGCGGTGGCACCGGCGGCATCCTGATGACTGGCGGCACCTTCAGCACGAACTCCGCCGGGCTCCGCATCGGCACCGGGAATGGCACCGGCAACATCACGCTCTCCGGCGGGGCGATCTTCAACGCCAACGGCACCGGCACGACGAACATCTACCTCGGCAACAACGGCGGCAGCGGCAACCTCACCCTGAGCGACACCGCGCAGTTCAACAGCAGCGGGTATGTCCTGTCGGTCGGCCAGTTCGGGAACACCACGGGCAACAAGGGCACGTTGACGATGTCCGGCACCTCGACGCTCAGCGCGAATCGCATCGTGCTCGGCGGTGACAATTCGGCGAGCGCGATGATCGGGATCGTGAACCTCAACGGCGGCACGGTGTCCACCGGCTCCATCCGCCTCGGCTCCAGCACCGTGGCGGCGAGTGCGACCGCGAACGTGATCAACGCCAATGGCGGCACGTTGAAGGCCGTCAGCCACGCGACCAATTCGAACTTCCTCCAGGGAGCCTTCGTCAACTTGCAGGCCGGCGGGCTGAAACTCGACACCAATGGCAACGAGGTGACCATCACCAACGCGATGTCGGGCAGCGGCGGCCTGACCAAGCAGGGCAGCGGCACACTGACCCTCACCGGCTCTAACAGCTATGCCGGTGCCACCGCTGTCGAAAGCGGCACGCTTCATCTCGGCGCGGGTGCCGCGCTCGCCGGGGCGGTGACCATCGATGACGGAGCCACGCTCTCGGGCATCGGGACCATCGGGGGAAGCACCACGATTGCCGGGACCCATGCCGTGGGCGCGAGTCCCGGGCTGCAGACCTTTTCCTCGGGGCTCGAGTATCTCTCCACGGGCGTGGTCGCTTGGGAACTGGTCGCGAACACGACCGCCGACCGCGGCCTGGCTACCGGCTACGACGCGATCGATGTCAGCGGCGGAGCCGTCATCGTGAACTCCGGCGCGACCATCAACCTCGTCTTCAATGCCGCGGGCTCGACGGTGGATTTCAACGATGGCTTCTGGGCCAGCGATCAAAGCTGGCGGGTCATCGATGTGAGCGGATCCGCCACGGATGGCGGAGGCGACTTCTCGCTCGGCAGCGTGAGCCTCGATGCGAACGCGCTGTCCTCCGCCGGCTTCGGCAGCTTCGCGATGAGCAAGACGGACGGTGACCACTACCTCGTCTGGACCGCTGTGCCGGAGCCCGGTGCCGCCTTGATCGGCTCGCTGGGCCTGCTCGGCCTGCTGCGCCGTCGCCGCCGGTGA
- a CDS encoding VOC family protein, translating to MKATATALDPRVRIGHVHLKVADLERSLRFYRGVLGFEVMQRFGDSAAFLSAGGYHHHIGLNTWESLDGNPPPPGATGLYHTAILFPDRAELGKALRRLQEAGIPLDGAADHGVSEALYLRDPDQNGVELYRDRPESEWPRHPDGSLAMFSRSLDLGKLLAEAAAV from the coding sequence ATGAAAGCCACCGCCACCGCTCTCGATCCACGCGTCCGCATCGGTCACGTCCACCTGAAGGTCGCCGACCTCGAGCGCTCGCTCCGCTTTTACCGCGGCGTGCTCGGTTTCGAGGTGATGCAGCGCTTCGGCGACTCGGCGGCGTTCCTGTCCGCGGGGGGGTATCACCACCACATCGGGTTGAATACTTGGGAAAGCCTCGACGGGAATCCGCCGCCGCCGGGGGCGACCGGGCTTTACCACACCGCCATCCTTTTTCCGGACCGGGCGGAGCTGGGAAAGGCGCTGCGCCGCCTGCAGGAGGCCGGCATCCCGCTGGACGGGGCCGCCGACCACGGGGTGAGCGAGGCGCTCTACCTGCGCGACCCGGATCAGAATGGCGTGGAGCTTTACCGCGACCGCCCGGAAAGCGAGTGGCCGCGCCACCCGGACGGCAGCCTGGCGATGTTCAGCCGGTCGCTGGACCTAGGAAAGCTGCTGGCCGAAGCGGCGGCCGTCTAA
- a CDS encoding beta strand repeat-containing protein yields the protein MRPIQPIPLTRAACLATALAFTGTTFVHAATYSWDGTTGPYNVNTNWSTDITPVAADNAQLTNGGTIQISAGVIAPATGFLNNIPASNGIVEVSGGTLNSNNLQVTGGTGVFNISSGTVTVPTDARIAATNGQINISGTAIVHFPKLTLGSVAGVTGATMTVSGSAAVQMDQNGNGRELWIGGNNNGSGVLVLKDSASWTYVRKDGTTDFAIGRGTGSGVVTIQDNATLSYTAGIAAAAPIWVGGAPNFGGVVGSNMANAFNINGGTVTASGIQRFGAGNGSLNLNGGKIVAEGASANYFAGFTGTGGNQSVNLLAGGMRFDSNGFDVTTTSPLSGVGGVEKLGTGSLILSGACTYSGDTKVTAGTLVFNAAFLHDSSKLTIATDALVDLAHGIEDIVDELDLGGTPAGAGTWGSSASTATNVNDTFFAGTGVIRVGPPPVARNLTWTGGESAFWGNTAPDLNFKDASDADVAFAANDNVAFNDTSTVTTVLLSGNIQAGTVSFAGAQDWLIDGAGSGFAGGTGFAVNGTGTVTLGGTSSTFTGPIAVNSGVLKFGDNQAFGATSGIAIAAGGQVDLNGKTPGAIHSYTLAGSGPGGAGAIINSSATVAGFNSSVKHLTLTGNATIGSSAGRFDIAPGGGTITGNGHTLTKVGTCDMGFRGDASGTPIHFVINAGTVWAENTANAWGGATGTVTVKSGARVGTFGVLSIATPVTVESGGTLHNQGAGTGTWTGALAFQGNVSLDAGGGAMVLSGPITGAANVTKVFGNDITLAASALPLNVGYTGNTTVNGGRLIVEAPFFADDSDVTVATDALLRLNHAAQDTVDTLTLAGTQMAAGVWGAVGSGAPNTSDRLEGTGTLFVITGGVANPYVAWAAQITNPDDRDRADDPDGDGFTNESEYLFGTSPVANNGALVQVAGSATNLIVRWNQRTTGATYQLQESTTLTEVLWPASGVTPAVATDQNGVPADYTRMEATVPVDGAKKFVRVSGTEN from the coding sequence ATGAGACCCATCCAACCCATTCCGCTGACCCGGGCCGCTTGCCTGGCGACAGCCCTCGCCTTCACTGGCACGACGTTCGTGCACGCCGCCACCTACTCGTGGGACGGCACGACCGGTCCCTATAACGTGAACACGAACTGGAGCACGGACATCACGCCCGTGGCTGCCGACAACGCGCAGTTGACCAACGGCGGAACGATCCAGATCAGTGCCGGAGTGATTGCCCCTGCCACTGGCTTCCTCAACAACATCCCGGCCAGCAACGGCATCGTGGAAGTCTCCGGCGGCACGCTGAACTCGAACAACCTGCAGGTCACCGGCGGCACCGGCGTGTTCAATATTTCGAGCGGCACCGTCACTGTTCCCACCGATGCGCGCATCGCGGCGACCAACGGCCAAATCAACATCTCGGGAACCGCCATCGTGCATTTCCCGAAGCTCACGCTCGGCTCCGTCGCCGGAGTGACCGGTGCGACCATGACCGTCTCCGGCAGCGCCGCCGTCCAAATGGATCAGAACGGCAATGGCCGCGAGCTCTGGATCGGCGGCAATAACAACGGCAGCGGGGTACTCGTCCTGAAGGACAGCGCCTCGTGGACCTATGTCCGGAAAGACGGGACCACCGACTTCGCCATCGGCCGCGGCACGGGCTCTGGCGTGGTAACGATCCAGGACAATGCCACCCTGAGCTACACGGCGGGGATTGCCGCTGCCGCGCCGATCTGGGTGGGCGGGGCGCCGAACTTCGGTGGCGTCGTCGGGAGCAACATGGCAAATGCCTTCAACATCAACGGCGGCACTGTCACCGCATCCGGCATCCAACGCTTCGGTGCGGGCAATGGCTCGCTCAATCTCAACGGCGGCAAGATCGTTGCCGAGGGAGCGAGCGCGAACTACTTCGCCGGGTTCACCGGCACCGGTGGAAACCAATCCGTCAACCTGCTGGCCGGCGGCATGCGCTTCGATAGCAACGGCTTCGACGTCACCACCACCAGTCCGCTTTCCGGCGTCGGTGGCGTGGAAAAACTCGGCACCGGTTCGCTCATCCTGAGCGGTGCCTGCACCTACTCGGGCGACACGAAGGTCACCGCCGGGACGCTGGTGTTTAACGCCGCGTTTTTGCACGACAGCAGCAAGCTCACCATCGCCACCGATGCGTTGGTCGATCTCGCTCATGGCATCGAGGACATCGTCGATGAACTCGATCTGGGCGGCACTCCGGCCGGAGCGGGCACCTGGGGCTCATCGGCGTCCACCGCGACGAATGTGAACGACACCTTCTTCGCCGGCACCGGCGTCATTCGAGTCGGCCCGCCGCCGGTGGCCCGCAATCTCACGTGGACCGGCGGCGAGAGCGCATTCTGGGGAAATACCGCCCCGGATCTCAATTTCAAGGACGCCTCGGACGCGGACGTGGCCTTCGCGGCGAATGACAATGTCGCCTTCAATGACACTAGTACGGTAACCACCGTACTTCTCAGCGGGAATATCCAGGCCGGCACGGTGTCGTTCGCGGGCGCGCAGGACTGGCTCATCGATGGCGCAGGCTCGGGCTTTGCCGGCGGCACCGGTTTCGCCGTGAATGGCACGGGCACCGTGACCCTCGGTGGAACTTCCAGCACCTTCACCGGCCCTATCGCCGTGAACTCGGGCGTGCTGAAGTTCGGCGACAACCAGGCATTCGGCGCGACCTCTGGCATCGCCATCGCCGCGGGTGGGCAGGTGGACCTCAACGGCAAGACCCCCGGTGCCATCCATTCCTACACCCTGGCCGGCAGCGGGCCCGGAGGTGCGGGTGCGATCATCAATTCCTCCGCCACCGTCGCCGGTTTCAATTCCAGCGTGAAGCACCTCACCCTGACGGGCAATGCCACCATCGGCAGCAGTGCCGGCCGCTTCGACATCGCACCGGGCGGGGGCACCATCACCGGCAATGGCCACACGCTGACCAAGGTTGGCACCTGCGACATGGGCTTCCGCGGCGATGCCAGCGGCACCCCGATCCACTTCGTGATCAACGCCGGCACCGTGTGGGCGGAGAATACCGCGAATGCCTGGGGCGGCGCGACTGGCACGGTCACCGTGAAGAGCGGCGCGCGCGTCGGCACCTTCGGCGTCCTTTCCATCGCGACTCCGGTCACGGTGGAAAGCGGCGGCACGCTTCACAACCAAGGTGCCGGCACGGGCACCTGGACCGGAGCGCTCGCCTTCCAAGGCAATGTTAGCCTCGATGCCGGTGGCGGAGCGATGGTGCTGAGTGGTCCGATCACAGGGGCCGCGAACGTCACCAAGGTCTTCGGCAACGACATCACCCTTGCCGCTTCGGCCCTGCCCTTGAACGTCGGCTATACCGGCAACACCACCGTCAATGGCGGCCGTCTCATCGTGGAAGCGCCGTTCTTCGCCGACGACAGCGACGTGACGGTGGCGACCGATGCGCTGCTCCGTCTCAATCATGCGGCGCAGGACACCGTGGACACGCTCACGCTCGCGGGCACCCAGATGGCGGCGGGCGTGTGGGGGGCGGTCGGCTCCGGTGCACCGAACACCAGCGATCGGCTGGAGGGCACCGGCACCCTCTTCGTCATCACTGGTGGAGTCGCGAATCCCTACGTGGCTTGGGCCGCGCAGATCACCAATCCCGACGATCGCGACCGCGCTGATGACCCTGACGGCGACGGCTTTACCAACGAGAGCGAATACCTCTTTGGCACGTCACCGGTGGCCAACAATGGCGCGCTGGTTCAGGTGGCTGGCTCTGCCACGAACCTCATCGTCCGGTGGAACCAACGGACTACCGGCGCGACCTATCAGCTTCAGGAAAGCACGACGCTGACCGAGGTCCTTTGGCCGGCCAGTGGCGTCACCCCTGCAGTGGCGACTGATCAGAACGGTGTGCCAGCGGACTACACCCGCATGGAAGCCACCGTGCCCGTCGATGGCGCGAAGAAATTCGTCCGCGTCAGCGGCACCGAGAACTGA
- a CDS encoding C39 family peptidase has protein sequence MKSILACLPLALSLNLHAAVGEWRVLKDGEGGSIKARFEGVAGDRYLLRREADGKLFEVSPGILQGEDRTSFDSQAKQLGEEIEKLDKMAGHDMFSGTPFEVRKADEIAAALSLSQESKTQHSASWRNYTGDSYRLFGVRPYSVALYSDQDGHATVLSAVFSNKGDFKSGVGQGEDHFEGKSTADADSLAKAMEADEKAVLSAITGVLGEPKTQRFGDSRATRRKVSRWDWNGHSLLLSSQEGEYVSLSIVPLDLAEAGGKTAKVKDGDIRKRLIADVVKESNGDVYLGQIPMVNQGPKGYCVPATFERAMRAAGIEADMYLLAMVGKSGMGGGTSVEFLLEEIRQQVRTKGRRTKDERVKELRVRDVKRYLDQGVPVMWTMRSLDGYNKIANANTSKRKTITDWTQWAKEIAVEAETLAKTESEQDNHHICMIVGYNEATNELAVSDSWGASYERRWVPAPVANWASSGGLFMILP, from the coding sequence ATGAAATCCATCCTGGCCTGCCTCCCCCTGGCACTTTCGCTGAATCTCCACGCCGCCGTCGGCGAATGGCGTGTCCTGAAGGACGGCGAGGGGGGCTCGATCAAGGCGCGCTTCGAAGGCGTCGCGGGTGACCGCTACCTGCTGCGCCGCGAGGCCGATGGAAAGCTCTTCGAGGTCTCGCCGGGGATCTTGCAGGGCGAAGACCGCACCAGCTTCGACTCGCAGGCCAAGCAGCTCGGCGAGGAAATCGAGAAGCTGGATAAGATGGCCGGCCACGACATGTTCTCGGGAACTCCCTTCGAGGTGCGCAAAGCGGACGAAATCGCCGCCGCGCTGAGCCTCAGCCAGGAGTCCAAGACCCAGCACAGCGCGAGCTGGCGGAACTACACCGGCGACAGCTACCGGCTCTTCGGCGTGCGCCCCTACTCCGTGGCGCTCTATTCCGATCAAGACGGCCATGCGACCGTGCTGTCCGCCGTTTTCTCGAACAAGGGCGACTTCAAGAGTGGCGTCGGCCAAGGGGAAGATCACTTCGAGGGCAAATCCACGGCGGACGCCGATAGCCTCGCGAAGGCGATGGAGGCGGACGAGAAAGCGGTCCTTTCCGCCATCACCGGCGTGCTCGGCGAGCCGAAGACGCAGCGCTTCGGCGACTCTCGAGCCACGCGCCGGAAGGTCAGCCGCTGGGACTGGAACGGCCACTCGCTGCTTCTTTCGAGCCAGGAGGGCGAGTATGTGTCGCTCTCGATCGTGCCGCTCGATCTCGCCGAAGCCGGCGGCAAGACCGCCAAGGTGAAGGACGGCGACATCCGCAAGCGCCTGATCGCTGACGTGGTGAAGGAGAGCAATGGCGACGTTTATCTCGGCCAGATCCCGATGGTGAACCAAGGCCCGAAGGGCTACTGCGTCCCCGCCACCTTCGAGCGGGCGATGCGTGCCGCGGGGATCGAGGCGGACATGTACCTGCTCGCCATGGTCGGCAAGAGCGGCATGGGCGGAGGTACCTCGGTGGAATTCCTTCTCGAAGAAATCCGCCAGCAGGTCCGCACCAAGGGCCGCCGGACGAAGGACGAGCGGGTCAAGGAACTACGCGTCCGCGACGTGAAGCGCTACCTCGACCAAGGCGTGCCGGTCATGTGGACCATGCGCTCGCTGGATGGCTACAACAAGATCGCCAACGCCAACACCTCGAAGCGCAAGACCATCACCGACTGGACGCAGTGGGCCAAGGAGATCGCCGTGGAAGCCGAGACCCTCGCAAAGACCGAGTCGGAGCAGGACAACCACCACATCTGCATGATCGTCGGCTACAACGAGGCGACCAACGAGCTCGCCGTGTCCGACTCGTGGGGTGCCAGCTACGAACGCCGGTGGGTGCCTGCCCCCGTCGCCAATTGGGCGAGTTCGGGCGGGTTGTTCATGATCTTGCCATGA